The sequence below is a genomic window from Meles meles chromosome 3, mMelMel3.1 paternal haplotype, whole genome shotgun sequence.
GTCCATTCTATAAGCTAGGATGACTCCTATTGCTGTTAGATGGGAAGATAAAGGAGTATCTCTTCCGTGTCCCAAAGTTGATGTTGTTGAGGTTTCATGAGttacaaacaaaacaactggCTGAAGATGTGGAATGCAGAGGTAATAAAGAAATGTCAGTCGATCCATTATTTTTTGTTCACAGTCACAGGTGACCAGAAACATCAACTAAGCCATGGAGATATGGTCGAATCAATCATTCACAGACGACTTCATCCTCTTGGGCATTTTTTCTCACAGTCCAACTGACCTTGTCCTCTTCTCTCTAGTTATGGTGGTCTTCATTGTGGCCCTCTGTGGGAatgttctcctcctcttcctcatctacATAGATCTTCGACTTCAtacacccatgtacttcttcctcagtCAGCTCTCCCTCATGGACCTCATGTTGGTCTGTACCAATGTGCCAAAGATGGTGGTCAACTTCCTATCTGGCAGGATGTCCATCTCTTTTGTGGGTTGTGGCATACAAATTGGCCTCTTTGTCTGTCTTGTGGGGTCTGAAGGACTCTTGCTGGGACTCATGgcttatgaccgctatgtggccattaGCCACCCACTTCACTATCCTGTCCTCATGAGTCAGAGGGTCTGCCTCCAGATTGTTGGGAGCTCCTGGGCCTTTGGGATAATAGATGGTGTGATCCAGATGGTGGTAGTAATGACCTTCCCCTACTGTGGCTTGAGGGAAGTGAACCACTTCTTTTGTGAGATGCTATCCTTGTTGAAACTGGCCTGTATAGACACATCCATTTTTGAGAACGTTATATATGCTTGCTGTGTCTTCATGctgtttcttcccttctccatcaTCGTTGCCTCCTATGCTCGTATCCTGAGGGCTGTGCTCCACATGCGCTCTGCTCAGGCTGGCAAAAAGGCCCTGGCCACCTGTTCTTCCCATCTGACAGCTGTCTCCCTCTTCTACGGGGCAGCCATGTTCATCTACCTGAGGCCTCGGCGCTACCGTGCCCCTAGCCACGACAAGGTGGTCTCTATCTTCTACACAGTCCTTACTCCCATGCTCAACCCCCTCATTTATAGCTTGAGAAACCGGGAGGTGATGGGGGCCCTGAGAAAGGAGTTGGACCATTGCAGGATTGGCAGTCAGCACTGAAGGACCAGGACATCCTGTGCCTGGCAATGCCATCCCCTGATTCTGTGACTTTGAGTAAATAATCTCTATATGAGGCTCTATTTCCTCACTATTAATCATGATCATAATACCTGCAGGCttggagacatatttttaaatcctaaacCCTCTCTGTGTGTAGTGAAAAAAACAGCTTTTTTAATCCAATATTTTGTGAGttaattcatttgtaaaatgcatTACATTGGAATGTAGGACTTTGTAAGCCCAAGCACTGTGCAGAAGTAAGGCATTGGGACTATTGTCCTTTATtgtttaaaattagaattatttCTAATATCAGAGAATGCCCTGAGTTTGACTTCCTTACTCTTATTGTGATTCTCTACCATTGACTCagaacttactatgtgccaggcaacaTACATTAttctatatgtgtatgtatagatATCATTTCTCTGATTTATTAAAGGTCTCACACTAGTTTCTTAGATGAAACTGGGTGAAATCATCATCCAGATGACGAAAAATAAGCTTATAAAATTCTCTTTAGAGAGTGCTCACCCTTCATGCTCTGTAagtaggaactttttttttttaatatataagtgGGGTGGGTTTTTggccttttttaaatttttaactctagttagttaatatacagtgttatattcatttcaagGGTACAATATACTAATTCAACACTTCCGTGTATCACccgtgctcatcataagtgcactctttaattcccatcacaAATGTCACCTATCCCCCctgctaaccatcagtttgttctccatagttaagagtctgttgcttgctttgtctttctcttttcatccctttgctttttggtttgtttcttataTGAGcgatatatgagtgaaatcatatggcatttgtcattctctgacttatttcacttagcatcatattCCCTTTCTCTGTCCATGTCCTTTGCAAATGCAAgctgtcattctttttatggctgaatagtatttcatttacacataccatatctttatccattcatctatctatggatatttgggctgcttccataacttggctgttatagataatgctgctataaatatcagggtgtGTGCATCcccttgaattagtgtttttttattctttgggtaaatagtattatgattgctggatcatatggtacttctgttttttactttttttaatgattttatccatttatttgagagatagagacagtgagagagagagagcatgagcagggaacagagtgagagggagaagcagaatccccgctgagcagggagcctgatgcagggctcgatctcaggaccctgggatcatgacctgagctgaaggcagacacttaaccaactgagccacccaggtgcccttatttttaaattttcagggaACCTCTATACTGATTTCCAGAGTAGCtacactagtttgcattcccatcgaCAGTGTACAAATGttgctttttctccacatcctcatcaataccTGTTGTTCCTGTgctgttgatttttgccattctaacaggtgcaaggtgacatctcattgtagttgTGATTTCCATGTCCCTAGTGGTAAGTGGTGAtgaatgtcttttcatgtgtttgttgtccatcttcatgtcttctttggagaaatgtctgttcatgtctcttacccattttttaattgggttatttgtgtgACCAGGAAATTTATACAGACTTCTTGAAGTCTTATATTCTTTAAAGAATAAAGTGCAAAGTCTTTAGGATTCTTGAGGAAAGAGGTAAAGACCTTTATTTTCTGGCACATAATACACAGGAAAGTGCTGTAAATGTAATCCTCCAACAAAATTAGccactttttattatttcagtttctgtaagatgaaaaaaattcacTATACCATTTTCCCTTGGGAAATTATATTTGGAATATAAACGGCAGAATTCGATCTGTATTTGAAGACATAGTTTTAAATATCTGTAGTTATTGGTGTTATTTGTATCCATCCATCTAAACTCTGTACCAGCTACAATAAAactttttctggaagaaaatattctttgttgcattcagaaaaaagaaaggacagaattGTGTTCTGGAAGTTGGACTAAACCACAAGAAATTATTTGCTTAGTTTTCAGCTGGGAGAGAATGGAGGGCAGTGGCACTAATAGTAACTACAATTATTAGGACCTACCATGGGGAGATGAGTTTTGATTGTCTCTGCACTTTAATCTCATTACAAACATTTTGTGGTGAACATCACTGTGTGCCTTTTACAGACAAGGACACTGGGGCTCAGACCGCTTAAGTCCCCTACCTTACCCTCGCTCCCCAGttctctccacctccccctgaGAAACCGTTTGTTTGTTGGAACAGCTGAGATGAGCAGAGAACTTTGCAGGAGCCTCCCTTCCCTTGGAGTTTAATTGCCAGAGACTGGGGACAGAGATGTGACAGAGAAGGAGTCTCCAAGGATTTgtgaaaatataagtaaatttcCTTAGTCACAGCAGAGGGGGAGAACAGTAGGTGGAGTGAGGAGTGTCAGGGAATAAAGCCTCTCAGCTGGGCCCTGGACCTGGCTCAGTGAGGGTTTCTTTCCACAGGTGAGGTTCTGTTTCCTCATTAATCATGagacccctccccccatggtccaGCCCACTCCCTGTGCTCCCCTTATGAATGAGGGATAAACGTTCTCTCCAcgctataatttctatttctgaaaGACTTTTTCTATCCTCTGGCATGAAGTGCTCTCTTCCAGGTTTCCTTGTGTTTCTTTATTGAGACCAAACAGGTATCCCATTTTAACCAATCTTAGCATTTCTTCAAAACCTTTCTACAGCCTTTGTGGAAGGCATTGGGTATTTCCTGCCTGTGGATGAGGAGTGCCCCAAATACCTCAGACAATACCCTTTTTCACAGGATATGAGGAGAGTCTGGAGTTTTCATGATGCAagtctttctttctcctgaaAATTTCTCCTCTTTACCTTTCCTAGGTCCTTCCTGCTTCCATTTCAACCCCATTTCCTTTAAGGAGATGGAGGTGCACTGGTTTCCCTGCAACTGAGAGAGACCCAACTGACTAATCAGAACAGCCATCCATTGGTGATGAAGTCTGCTCTCCAAGGACTCTATATTGGGACCTGTCCTCCTGACTCCCTAGCCCATCCTGACATTATTGattagaatgttttcattaaaggCCTTCCTTTCTGAATAACTCCACTTACCATCTCTGTCATcatatgctttaaaatttttgttcttaattAATGATTTAAGACTTTTAAATGGAGGGAAGAATTGAatagtatatttctttttgtatGGGGCTGTCAGTTTCCTTTTTTCAGTTAAAAACACACTTCTCATTCAGTATCAAATAAACATGTGTCACAGATGTTATTCAACTTATTAATTAATGGATATCTCAGACAATAAAAGTAGTTCCAGGAGCAAAGTAACTGCTAGGCcatcagaaaatttatttttaaaaattaaagaatgatttctgggaagatggtggagtaaaAGGACATAAGTTTAACTTATCCCATATGTACAACTAGATAAAATTCATATCAGtttaaataacccagaaaatgacccagagactgggagaattAACTCCATCACTAATGtaaagaagaggccacatcaaagagggTAGGGGGTAGAGACATGGAAAGTTAAATGGACCTACAGGATCATCCATGAGAGGGAGGGACCCCTGGGTGtgcagaagggagagaaagagattatACACCAGGGAACCCATAGAGGAAAGACATTTGACCAGAGGGAACCAGAGGGAAAAATTTttgtgagttcttacaaccaatgattttaaaaatcaattagcTCAGCTCTGGGAGAGTCAGGAGGCTGAGAGGAAACTGAATCCTACCCTTAAAGAAAAAGCACAACGAATACTCATAGAAATagagcatagaagcagcagtttggaAAAGACTTGGGACACATGAAGGGATAGTTGTTTATGCATCTCAGACAATATTCTGGAGGAACAAAAATGGTTGGAAGACTCCTCTAAGAACAAAGGAGTTGGCAGGCATTGTTTTCATCCCCCCTCGCCCAGCA
It includes:
- the LOC123938935 gene encoding olfactory receptor 2V2, producing MEIWSNQSFTDDFILLGIFSHSPTDLVLFSLVMVVFIVALCGNVLLLFLIYIDLRLHTPMYFFLSQLSLMDLMLVCTNVPKMVVNFLSGRMSISFVGCGIQIGLFVCLVGSEGLLLGLMAYDRYVAISHPLHYPVLMSQRVCLQIVGSSWAFGIIDGVIQMVVVMTFPYCGLREVNHFFCEMLSLLKLACIDTSIFENVIYACCVFMLFLPFSIIVASYARILRAVLHMRSAQAGKKALATCSSHLTAVSLFYGAAMFIYLRPRRYRAPSHDKVVSIFYTVLTPMLNPLIYSLRNREVMGALRKELDHCRIGSQH